In Fusarium falciforme chromosome 10, complete sequence, a single genomic region encodes these proteins:
- a CDS encoding SAP domain-containing protein, with amino-acid sequence MAEYSSLKVPELKKLLAEKGLPQTGNKADLIARLQENDKKAESEAKPAENKEDEISYSDDEAPAEPAAPAPAPAAAPAPAPAAEAPATETAPAATEGAEEPAAEKPAETEAPAEPEKSYAIGLSSTAADDEAKKRAERAKRFGLEEDEDAKKRADRAKRFGLDEKELASTLDSALPERSRKRGRDRGDGEGNRSTENNRPGKRQSLDRRNDRRRGGRGGRGGPRNESTRETRSRGSILDDPAEKAKAEKRAARFAGN; translated from the exons ATGGCCGAGTACTCTTCGCTCAAGGTGcccgagctcaagaagctccttgcCGAAAAGGGTCTCCCCCAGACCGGCAACAAGGCAGACCTGATCGCGCGACTCCAGGAGAAcgacaagaaggccgagagTGAGGCGAAACCCG CTGAGAACAAAGAGGACGAGATCAGCtacagcgacgacgaggcgcCCGCTGAgcctgctgctcctgctcccgctcccgctgcTGCGCCCGCGCCTGCacctgctgctgaggctccCGCCACCGAGACAGCTCCCGCCGCGACCGAGGGAGCTGAGGAGCCCGCTGCGGAGAAGCCTGCCGAGACAGAGGCGCCTGCTGAGCCTGAAAAGTCCTATGCCATCGGTCTCTCGTCCACTGCTGCTGAtgacgaggccaagaagcgtgCTGAGCGCGCCAAGCGCTTTGgtcttgaggaggatgaggatgcaaAGAAGAGGGCTGATCGAGCAAAGCGATTCGGTCTAGACGAGAAGGAGCTCGCATCTACTCTTGACTCGGCGCTTCCAGAGCGCTCCCGAAAGCGAGGCCGTGACCGTGGCGACGGTGAGGGTAACCGTTCCACCGAGAACAACCGCCCTGGCAAGCGACAGAGCCTTGATCGAAGGAATGACCGACGAAGGGGAGGCCGCGGAGGACGTGGTGGTCCTCGGAACGAGTCGACCCGCGAAACTCGAAGCCGGGGTAGTATCCTCGATGACCCGgcagagaaggccaaggcggagAAGCGCGCTGCTCGGTTCGCTGGGAACTAG